atatttttttcaaattttatcaaaatacagGGACTAACGGTATATTTTgccttaaaaatttaacatctaAACTAAGGCTTTACCAGGGAGAACGTTTTTCAACTTGGAACAACGAAACGGCACTCAAAATTAATCTTCTGGTCAGTTACACTACACCAACTAATGTCAGGTTTCACACTATGAAACAAAGATTCCCTGGCTTTATatggaaatcaaattaaaccTATTTTGTTTTAGGGTGTGCCACCTCAAATTGTGTGCCTTTTTTAGGGACTAATAAATAGTATTAGCTCACTTGCCTTATTTGGataattactaattaattagTTGGATAAGATCAAACTAGGCTGTGGACCTCTTGATGTTTTATATTAACTTTTGAGTTAATTCCATCAACATCCCTAAATTATGACCTTATTCTAAATTGGTcctcaaatttcaaatcattctAATTACATCTTCAAACTACTAATGTTATTTTAGTTAGGTCTTTTCGTtgctaaaatcattaatttagtTGTGAAATGATACATAAGATCTTATATGACATAAtctacaataaaaatttaaagaaaaaatgaaatattattaaaatagatgTTGTTAAAATCTTGGCTTTGAGGTTTTCAAAGCCTTTACTAATCTTTATCGTTCACTCTTTTTCcgcttttactttatttttagttcttacttttaaaagttatgttgCCACgtcttatttttttctaaaagcaGACCTTTTAAATTAAGCTACATAATATGTGACATGTCATTTAATGGGTTTAACAACAAAAGGACCTGATTGACATAACTTACATGGTTTAgggatgtaattagaatattttaatgattgggaaccaatttaaaatgagaATCATAGTTTGGGATGTCGATACAATTAATTCttaactttctttttaaatctgaataattcaatttgaaattcaaaattataattttaagccTCCTTGATATCAATAATTACATTAAGTGTTTACTTTGTAATCAAATCatattaaatctcaaataaaagaaattttctctcaaacttttatttaaatatgtttcatttatcaatatcaatattatattttggaTCTATAATTTTCTATACATATGGAACATCAAAAACTTAGTAAGAGAGTACATCTATCATTGATGGgaacaaaacacattaaagtgaatttttttttttggaaaaataagaaattatttcattattacaTCCATACATTGCATTTTATATTAAACACCAAAGTTGTAAAAGAGAAACAACATTATGCTCTTCATACCCATCAAGGCTTAAGCACCAGCAAATGGCTTCCATCTGAAATACATAATAACCAAGTTTCCTTCATCAACAATAGAGGTATGTTTtacttcaaaaaaatatatagatatatgtataCCGTTGAATCTTCATCATTTCCTGTATTGTTTGGTGCGTTTCCTGAAGATGTCTTCGAAAATCCTGAATTAATATCTGCAACCAATTAAGTTGTTCATACCACTAGTATTAAACCATGGCAAACTATTCCCTACTTTCTctcttattaataatttcttcCCTAATTTATAAAGtgtttatatatacatatataaatatacattgatTGGGGAAAAGATTCGAATCTACCCTTTCGATCATACCGTTATAAGACCTAATTTTTGGAgcataaaatagataataatttaatgtatttgaaataataaatcaaCACATGACAAggtacataatttttttcaagatcATCAATTTTTTGTCGAATTGGATAggataataattttgaaaaattttattatagtaccaaaagaaaaatactagAAAAATGTAAAGGAAAAAATAGAATGAATTTTTCTTCACTGTTGATTATTGTCATCAAGCATAAACATCTTCCTCCTCATCACTTTATTGCATGCAAACGAAATTTTAAGAAGAATTTTCATTATTCAAAGAAACTTAAGGAATAGAAATGtaaatccaatttttttatctaatctATGGAAAAAGATGAGAGATTTACCTGCTCCATTCTGATTCATTAGCACCAAATCGTCTAGAAATTGTGTCAGACCTAAACACACAGATTAGAAACATACAATTACAAACTACCTTTATTATAAACAGGAATTAAGAAggaattttggatgattttactaataaatttaaacctATTTCTTGGTGGTAGGCTTGGCAATGTTGGAGATTGTGTAATGGAGACACCTGAAGGTTTGGTAGCAGACTCATtactcaatttttcttttcctttcatcATCTTAACATCAACTAACAGagagaaaaagatgaagaaatgagagaagagaagaaataagTTTGAATGTGAGAAGAATTAAGTTTATCTGAGTGAGAGGGGAGAATATATAGAGGTTCATATTGGCATTGAGTAATGGCAAATgtcaatatatatattgctaaggttataatttttatttgaaagatCAACACCCCTGAAACAAGGTTACAACATTAAAAAACACAGAAACCCAGACTAAAAAAACACCTAAaggaaaaacaacaaaaaggcAACTACCTTAGCTTTTACTTTCATCATTTTAGTTCTACAACTTAAAGGCAAATTAGAGGAAGAActacaacaacaaaaatgaaaaagatatgtcataaagctaaaaaaaaaaagcaaagaagCAATGTAATTTTTAAGACTTGTTGATATGCAATAATTACATTAAGTCCCCAATTATTTTGTAATCACAtgaaatctcaaaaaaaaagaaaatttctcccaaactttaatttaattttttatctataattttttgGATGGATTGAACattaaaaagagaagaaataaataagtttGAATGAGAGAAGAATCAAATTTGTTTGTGTGAGAAGAGAGAGAATACATGAAGGTGCACACTAGCATTGAGTAATGTCAGATGCCACATTGCTaatgctaaaatttttattgataaaatatcaACACTCAAAACAAAGTTATAgcatttaaaaaccaaaaaacccCCCCTAAAACAAAATACACCTAAaggaaaaacaacaaaaaggcAACTACAACAGCTCTTAATCTCGTTAGCTCAATTCTACAACTTAAAGGCGAATTAAAGGAAGatcacaaaaaaaatgaaaatatttgccATAAAGTCCCCAATTATTTTGTAACCATATTAACTctcaaagtaaaagaaaatttctctcgtacttttatttaaatatttttaatctatatttttttagacatattaaacattaaaaacataagAGAGATTTACCTTCTCCATTGTGATTCATTAGCACCAAATCATCTAGAAGTGATGTCGAATCTAAAGACATGGTTTAAAAACATACAATTAAAAATTGTCTTTGATATAAACACGAATTAAGAGGGAATTTCAGATGATTTTACTAATAAACCTAAACTTATTTCTTGGTGGTATGCTTGATGGTGTTGGAGATTGAGTAATGGATTCAACTAAAGGTTTGGAAGCAACCTCGTTactcaaattttcttcttctttcatcATCTTATCATCAACTAACAAAGAGAGGAAGAAGATCAAATGCGAGAAGAGAACAAATAAGTTTAAATGAGAGAGTAGAACTAAGTTTGTTTGGGTGAGAAGAGAGAGGATATATAAAGGTGCATGCACAATGAGTAATGCCTTatgtcaaaaaaatatatttattttgctagggctgaaatttttattgataaaattccaACACCCCCAAAAGAAGGTTATAATATTAAGAAACACATctaaaaaacaacaataaaaagatAACTACACCAGCTCTTACACTCATCAACTCAATTCTACAACTTAAAAGCAGACTAAAGGAAGAAcaccaaaaaaaatgaaaaagatatgccataaaggcGAAAGAACCAAGCAAAGAAGCATTGTTCTATTTAAGACttgttaatattaaataattatattaagtcCCCAATCATTTTGTAATCATATTACATCTCaagtaaaagaaattttctctcaggctttatttaaatatttttttatttatgactTTCCAAACACATTCAACATTAAAAACTTTGTAAGAGAGTACTTCTATTGTTGATGAGAAAAAACACATTAaagtatattttgttttttaacggtagtacattttttttaaaattaactagaTTAAAGTTTCATCTCTGAGGCATGAGTTGCAGAAATtgttaaatgtgaaattttcaGCTTTAATTCAAAGCAGGAGCCGTTTCTGTCACTGCCATGAAACCAGAGAATTGGCGTTCGAAATGCAGGCAACTTAGCACCAGTGTAACTCcatagaaaacaaatattttgtgatggttgaaataacaaaaagaaagacgCCTGGTGATGTAAATAATGCCAACAGTTTCTTGTCTATATTCTACCAAATTCTCTCCTTTGATAACTCCCATCAGTTCAAAGCTCTTGTTTTGTTGCTGTTTACTTGTAAGCAACGTGCTGAAGCTTGCAGATTTTGGGGAGAGCTTACTTATGCATGCAACACACCTGTTTGGTGAGAttgaaagagtaaaaaattATAGCTATATGAATACCGTTGTCTCTTCAACATTGCCTGTATTCTTCGGTGAATTGCTTGAAGATGTCTCtagaatcttaaattaatatctGCAACCAATTAAGCTGTTCATTCCACTAGTATTAAACCATGGCAAATTATTCACTACTTTCTCTCATACTAATAAATTCTTTCCTAATTTATAAATggtttatatatacatatttaaatatacattGGTTAGGGAAAAGATTCGAATCTGCCCTTTCGATCATACCGTTATTGAACCGAATGTTTGgagtgaaaaatatataataatttaatatatttatttcaaataacaaATCAACAGGTGATAAGTTACAAAAATCCTTCACGAGATCATCATTTGTTGTCGGAATTGAATAgaatataattttgtaaataatattatagtaCCTAGAGAAAATTACTAAGAAAATGTAAAGGGAAGAAAATTAGTATGAGTGTTTTTTTCACCTCTTCATTATAGTCATCATCATTAACATCTTCCTTTTCATCAATTCGTTGTAtgcaaacaaaattttaagaagaaattttcattattcaaagaaaattaaaggggTTGTAATGTTAATCCATTTTTTAATCTATGGAAAAAGATGGGAGATTTACTTGTTCCAATGTGATTTATTAGCACCAAATCATCTAGAAATTGTATCCGATCTACAGACAAGGATTAGAAattgatggtcactaaattaactataattacgacaaaggcaagcgcacctatcaaacaatagtatagctatggtgagtaggaaatatcgtatccacgaggactaaaagtactagtaattactgtttttctattatttagccgataaaTTGAAGTGATAgctttaaatctaaatttactaatctaatttaactaTGAACGCAACAGAAAATGAAATGGGAAAATAATCGAGGACAACCAATGAGAAAGACAATACCCatgaaagaatccacctagacttcacctattattcctaatctgaattaaacgatttattcacttgtgtcttgatacgtagaaatccctaaattatgttaatatctcttttgagagtaagaacaactgactctaggttgattaactgaaatctctttctaattaaaatccctattgtcgcattaactcgatctatggattcccctattagatttgactctaatccggtagatttatttCGTCCTacttctaggattgcatgcaactccactcaaatatgctagatctactcttaaacaaggacttttgctccactgaaataatcACATTAAACCTGAATTAATATcttgataatatttaaacatgaattaagcatacataattgagaacaagaatcaagtatttatcatgtaattcagaaatcaaataataagattcatcataggtttcatcttccctaggtatctagggaatttagttcataatctgaaatgaaaacatctcaaaatcaaaaaaaactacaagaca
The sequence above is a segment of the Gossypium raimondii isolate GPD5lz chromosome 4, ASM2569854v1, whole genome shotgun sequence genome. Coding sequences within it:
- the LOC105779738 gene encoding uncharacterized protein LOC105779738, which gives rise to MSLDSTSLLDDLVLMNHNGEVDVKMMKGKEKLSNESATKPSGVSITQSPTLPSLPPRNRSDTISRRFGANESEWSSDEEEDVYA